CGAGCCTTGGGCTTGTCCTCGGCGGCGGCCTCCTCGACCGGCGCCTTGGGCGCGGCGGCGCGCGACGTCTTTGGGGGCTTCAGGAAGGCGGGGGCGTGGCTCTCGCCGCCATCGTCGTCGCGCAGGACCGGAGAGGCCTGTTCCTCGCGGGCGACCAGGGGCGAAGCCTTGGGCTCGACCACCGCCAGGGGATCGCGGTCCGCACGGTCGCGGTCGCGGTCGAACCGCTCGCGGCGCGGCGGACGGTCATCCTGGGCGGCGCGATCCTCGCGGGGACGCTCGTCGCGTGGGCGATCATCCCGAGGCCGATCATCCCGAGGCCGGTCGTCGCGGGGGCGGTCGTCGGCACGGGCCGGGCGATCGTCGCGTTGTTGCGGTTGGCCTTCGCCGCGAGGACGATCGTCGCGGTCGCGCCAACGGTCGCGGCCGCGGTTCTGGCCTTGGCCCTGACCCTGACCTTCGAAACGGTCGGCGCGCGGCCGATCGTCACGCTGGCGGTCTTCCCGGGGCCGGTCGTCGCGCTGCCGGTCATCGCGCGGGCGCTCGTCGCGCCAGCGTTCGCCGCGGGGCTGTTGGCTCTCGCCTTCGCCGCCTTCGGGGTTGTCGCCTTCGGCTTCGGCGGCCGCCGCGTCCGCGGCGGCGGCGGCCTGGGCGCCGCTCTCATCCTCGAAATCGATGTCGAAGCCGGAGGTGATGCTGTCGCGCCCCAGGATATCGCTGGCCGGACGCGTGGGCTGCATGGCCCGCACCACCCGGAAATAGTGCTCGGCGTGCTGCAGGTAGTTTTCCGCCAACACCCGGTCGCCGGCTGACGACGCATCGCGCGCGAGCTGCTGGTACTTCTCGAAAACGTGTTGGGCGTTTCCGCGCACCTTCGCACCTTCCGGGCCGTTCGAATCGAAGGCGCGGTTGGCGTTCTGTTGCTGTGGCTTACCGCCACCACCACCGCCGCCGCCGCGATTGCGGCCGCGCTGGCGCTTCATACCCTTGAAATCTCTCATTCTTTGTGATCATCCCGCTGCGCCCCGGCTATGCCGGCGGCGCGCGGTCTATCCTCTCGCCTTGGGTCGGACGCCATCGTCCGAAATCCGTGTTGAAGACGTGTGTGTTCCCCGTCGTCCGCCCTGTCATCTAGGCGCGTGACACGCAATTCGCGCGCCTGCCGAAGCGTTTGTCCGTCCTGGCTTTCAGAACGTCCGAAACCCGGCGAATTGGGTGGAGACAGGACAAAGACTTAGCGATTCAAACGCGAGTTTCCAAGGGGTTTTTCGTGCCGACCACCACGCGGTCATGCAGGGAGAGGTCTTTGATGGTCCAGACGTCATGTCCACCGGCCTCGGTGAACAGGGCTTCGACGGCGTCTTTCTGGTCGTAGCCGATCTCCACGGCGAACATTCCACCGGGCTTCAGCACCCGCAGAATCTCTGGGGCGAGGCGGCGATAGTGGTCCAGGCCGTCCGGCCCCCCGTCCAGGGCGACGCGCGGCTCATGGTCCTTCACCTCGGGCTCGAGCGTCTCAAGGACATCGGTGGCGATATAGGGCGGGTTGGAGACCACCACGTCGAAGCTGGCGTCGCCCAGGCCCGAGGTCCAGTCGCCGCGCAGCAGCGCCAGGCGCGAGGCCATGCCCAGATTGGCGGCGTTCTCCCGCGCCACGGCCAGGGCCTCGGCCGAGACATCGACCCCCAGGCCCTTTGCGGCCGGCCGCTCGGCCAGGATCGACAGGATGATGGCGCCCGAGCCCACGCCCAGGTCCAGGATGCTGAAGGCCATCTGTTCGGGCCAACCCTTCAGCACATAGTCGACGATCACCTCAGTGTCGGGGCGCGGGGTGAGCACGTCCGGCGTCACCGCCAGCATGATCTTCCAGAATCCCTTACGGCCCAGGATGTGGCTGACCGGCTCGCGCCGTTCGCGGCGGGCCAGGTAGTCGGCAAGCGTCGCCTCCTGCTCGTCGGTGAGCGGCCGATAGGGATCGGAGACGATGTCGGCCCGGGTGGCGTCGGCGGCGGCCTCGACCATCAGGCGCGCGTCGATCACCGGACCGGGCAGGCCGGCGGCCTCAAGCCGCGCCTTGGCGCTCTGCCAGGCCTGGAGGAGGGTCAGGCTCATGCCGCGCGCTCCGGTTCGGTGCAGGCGTCGCCCACGGTGAGGCGGCCGCCGTCGGCCACGTGGACATAGATGCCCAGGTTCATGTGGCCGTAATTGTCGAACAGGGCCTTGACCACGTCCATGTCGCGTTCGGCGGTGGTGGGGTCCACATGGGTCGCCGCGCAGCGGACGATGGGCTTGAACACCTTCACGCGCGCGAAGCCGACCATCAACTCGCGGCCGGCCCAGTCGTTCTCCACCCAGGCGGGCCAGCCCTCGACATAGACATTGCCGCGGAAACGCAGCGGATCGACCGGCCGGCCGATCCTGGCCTCCAGGTCGCGCACGGTCGCCAGGTTGATGATCGAGACATGCCCCAGCGGGTGGTCCATGAAACGGTGGCCCGGCGCCTGGATGACGCGAAGCGGCCCCTGGGCCTCCTCGCCCAGCAGGCCGCCCAACCAGACGGCGAAGGCGGCCTGACCGGCCGCGTCGGACATGGCGCCGGCAAAATCCGGCTGCCCCGGGGCGGCGGCGCGTAGGGTGTGGGTGGCCTCATCATAGACGGTCCGCGCCTTGGCGACCTCCGGTATGGCCGCCAGGACGGTGAACTTCTGCTTGGAGATATGGCCCGGCGCCGCCGGGTCGAAGCCCGACGGCCCGTTCTCCACCGCATAGAGCCGGTCGCAGGGGAACGGCCCGCCCAGGGTCAGGTCGGCGTGGGCCAGCCGCTCCGGGGTGAACCCCTTCACGGGATGGCGATAGAGGGCGGCGATATGACCGGTCATGGCCCCTGGTAGCCGCAACCACGGCTGATCCACAAGTTCAAGCTGCGTGGCGGGCAGGTTCTGCAAACCCTGATCGTCGAGCTTCAGGAACGGCGCGGGGCCTTGGGTGTTCAGGCTGTGGCGTCGCAATGGGAGCCCATGCTTGGACAGCAGAACCGCCTTGGGTCGGGTCGGAAAGCGCGTCGGGTCGCTGGCCTTCAAGGTCGCGCCCTGGATCGCCCTGGCCGCCATGACGGAGCTCTGGCGGCGGCGCGGGGCCCCGCGCTTGCCGGGCATGAGCGTGGAAGCCACCGCCGCGCCGCATGCTTTCGACGCCGCGGAGCCCGGTCGCGGCCGGCTCGCTCACGGTCCGCACCACATCCCGCCCCGCGGCTGGAAGGACATCGCCTGGCGCACCTACCAGGAGATCGGCCGCGATCGCCTGCCGGCCGTGGCGGGCGGGGTGACCTTCTACACCCTGCTCGCGCTGTTCCCGGCCATAGGGGTGTTCGTGTCGCTCTACGGCATTTTCGCAGACCTCGGCGCGGTGCAGCAGCAGCTGAACGAGATGGCGACGGTTTTTCCCCGAGAGGTGGTGAGTATCGTCGGCGACCAGATGGTCCGCTTGGCTCTCCGCCCTCCTGCCTCACTGTCCGTCGCCTTCGTTGTGAGCTTGCTGTTCTCCGTATGGACGGCGAACGCCGGCATGAAGGCGCTCTTCCATGGTCTCAACATCGCCTATGACGAGGTCGAGAACCGCAACGTGATCCGGCTGACGCTGCTCACCTACGGCTTCACCTTCGCGGCCCTCGTCTTCCTGGTGGTGATGACCGCGATCCTCGTGGCCGTTCCGCTGGCGTTCGAGCGACTTGGACTGGGCGGCGTGGCCACTGTCTGGATCCCCTTGCGGTGGCTCGCGCTGTTGACCATCGCGGGCGCCGCGTTTTCCATCGTCTACCGGTACGCGCCTTGTCGCGCGCGCGCGCGCTGGAGATGGGTGTCTCTTGGCGGGATTTTGGCGGCCTGCCTGTGGCTGGGCGGGTCGCTGGGCTTTTCCTGGTACGTCAACAATATCGCCCATTTCGACGCCACTTACGGATCGCTGGGCGCGGCGATCGGATTCATGATGTGGATCTGGTTCTCGGTGATGGTCGTGCTGATCGGGGCCGAGCTGAACGCCGAGATCGAGCATCAGACCGCGCGGGATTCCACCACCGGGCCCGAGCAGCCCATGGGGGCCCGGGGCGCGGCCATGGCCGACACGGTGGGCCTGGCCTTCCACTTCAACGCCAGCAAGATCGCCAGCCGCGCCTGGACCGACGGCCAGCGCCAGGCCGAGCGGGTGCGCAAGGCGCTTCGGCGTCAGCCGAACTCGTCTTCCAAGGCGGCCAACCGGGCGGCTTGATCCTCGGCGATCAGCGGATTGATCACGTCGGCGAGGCCCTCACCCTCCATCACCTTGGCCAGGTTGTAGAGGGTCAGGTTGATGCGGTGGTCGGTGACCCGGCCCTGCGGGAAATTGTAGGTGCGGATGCGCTCCGAGCGGTCTCCCGAGCCCACCTGGCTCTTGCGCGCGTCGGCGCGGGCGGAGTCGAGCGCCTCGCGCTGCTGATCGTAGAGCCGCGCCTGCAGCACCTTCATGGCCCGGGCCCGGTTCTGGTGCTGTGACTTCTCCGACGAGGTCACCACGATGCCGGTGGGCAGGTGGGTGATGCGCACGGCCGAGTCGGTCTTGTTGACGTGCTGGCCGCCGGCGCCGGACGAGCGGTAGGTGTCGATGCGCAGGTCGGCGTCCCGTATGTCGATCTCCACATCCTCGACCTCGGGCAGGACCGCCACGGTGGCGGCCGAGGTGTGGATCCGCCCGCCGGCCTCGGTGTCGGGCACGCGCTGCACCCGGTGGACGCCGCTCTCGAACTTCAGCTTGCCGAACACGCCGTCGCCGTTGATCGAGGCGATGATCTCCTTGTAGCCGCCGACCTCGCCCTCGGAGACCGAGTCGATCTCCACCTTCCAGCCCTGGGCCTGGGCGTAGCGCTGATACATGCGGAACAGGTCGCCGGCGAACAGGGCCGCCTCGTCGCCGCCGGTGCCGGCGCGGACTTCCAGGATGGCCGAGGCGTTCTCGTCCTTGTCCTTGGGGGCCAGGAGCAGGG
This genomic stretch from Phenylobacterium sp. LH3H17 harbors:
- the prfA gene encoding peptide chain release factor 1 — encoded protein: MRLPQARLDQVLDRFREIEARMEAATDGTEIVKLSKEHAELKPVVEAVKAVARARDELPELEEMARAGDPEMAGLAQEELQKLNDSLPELERQVALLLAPKDKDENASAILEVRAGTGGDEAALFAGDLFRMYQRYAQAQGWKVEIDSVSEGEVGGYKEIIASINGDGVFGKLKFESGVHRVQRVPDTEAGGRIHTSAATVAVLPEVEDVEIDIRDADLRIDTYRSSGAGGQHVNKTDSAVRITHLPTGIVVTSSEKSQHQNRARAMKVLQARLYDQQREALDSARADARKSQVGSGDRSERIRTYNFPQGRVTDHRINLTLYNLAKVMEGEGLADVINPLIAEDQAARLAALEDEFG
- a CDS encoding MOSC domain-containing protein → MTGHIAALYRHPVKGFTPERLAHADLTLGGPFPCDRLYAVENGPSGFDPAAPGHISKQKFTVLAAIPEVAKARTVYDEATHTLRAAAPGQPDFAGAMSDAAGQAAFAVWLGGLLGEEAQGPLRVIQAPGHRFMDHPLGHVSIINLATVRDLEARIGRPVDPLRFRGNVYVEGWPAWVENDWAGRELMVGFARVKVFKPIVRCAATHVDPTTAERDMDVVKALFDNYGHMNLGIYVHVADGGRLTVGDACTEPERAA
- a CDS encoding YihY/virulence factor BrkB family protein, which gives rise to MDSRTALGRVGKRVGSLAFKVAPWIALAAMTELWRRRGAPRLPGMSVEATAAPHAFDAAEPGRGRLAHGPHHIPPRGWKDIAWRTYQEIGRDRLPAVAGGVTFYTLLALFPAIGVFVSLYGIFADLGAVQQQLNEMATVFPREVVSIVGDQMVRLALRPPASLSVAFVVSLLFSVWTANAGMKALFHGLNIAYDEVENRNVIRLTLLTYGFTFAALVFLVVMTAILVAVPLAFERLGLGGVATVWIPLRWLALLTIAGAAFSIVYRYAPCRARARWRWVSLGGILAACLWLGGSLGFSWYVNNIAHFDATYGSLGAAIGFMMWIWFSVMVVLIGAELNAEIEHQTARDSTTGPEQPMGARGAAMADTVGLAFHFNASKIASRAWTDGQRQAERVRKALRRQPNSSSKAANRAA
- the prmC gene encoding peptide chain release factor N(5)-glutamine methyltransferase, translated to MSLTLLQAWQSAKARLEAAGLPGPVIDARLMVEAAADATRADIVSDPYRPLTDEQEATLADYLARRERREPVSHILGRKGFWKIMLAVTPDVLTPRPDTEVIVDYVLKGWPEQMAFSILDLGVGSGAIILSILAERPAAKGLGVDVSAEALAVARENAANLGMASRLALLRGDWTSGLGDASFDVVVSNPPYIATDVLETLEPEVKDHEPRVALDGGPDGLDHYRRLAPEILRVLKPGGMFAVEIGYDQKDAVEALFTEAGGHDVWTIKDLSLHDRVVVGTKNPLETRV
- a CDS encoding DUF4167 domain-containing protein, which produces MRDFKGMKRQRGRNRGGGGGGGGKPQQQNANRAFDSNGPEGAKVRGNAQHVFEKYQQLARDASSAGDRVLAENYLQHAEHYFRVVRAMQPTRPASDILGRDSITSGFDIDFEDESGAQAAAAADAAAAEAEGDNPEGGEGESQQPRGERWRDERPRDDRQRDDRPREDRQRDDRPRADRFEGQGQGQGQNRGRDRWRDRDDRPRGEGQPQQRDDRPARADDRPRDDRPRDDRPRDDRPRDERPREDRAAQDDRPPRRERFDRDRDRADRDPLAVVEPKASPLVAREEQASPVLRDDDGGESHAPAFLKPPKTSRAAAPKAPVEEAAAEDKPKARRRRAPRSFEGGEGAASSETEEA